One genomic segment of Micromonospora sp. WMMC415 includes these proteins:
- a CDS encoding cadmium resistance transporter: MFDLLGSAAGAAVVFAATDVDDIVILTLFFVAARTTGRPRPGQIVAGQYLGIGALALASAVVAAGLLVVPDPWTGLLGLLPVALGVRALLDRDDDEAPDVVGGTLGVAGVTIANGADNVAVYVPVFRALGPADSAVFLLIFVVLIALWCAAGAWLGGHPRVIRLVERTGRWLVPAVLVAIGVAILATSGVVGHLLDLAG; this comes from the coding sequence GTGTTCGATCTCCTCGGCAGCGCGGCGGGCGCGGCGGTCGTGTTCGCCGCCACCGACGTCGACGACATCGTCATCCTGACGCTGTTCTTCGTCGCCGCCCGCACCACCGGGCGACCCCGGCCCGGACAGATCGTCGCCGGGCAGTACCTCGGCATCGGGGCGCTCGCTCTGGCCAGCGCGGTGGTGGCGGCCGGGCTGCTCGTGGTGCCTGACCCGTGGACCGGCCTGCTCGGCCTGCTGCCCGTCGCGCTCGGCGTCCGGGCGCTGCTCGACCGGGACGACGACGAGGCGCCCGACGTGGTCGGCGGGACGCTCGGCGTGGCCGGGGTGACCATCGCCAACGGTGCCGACAACGTGGCCGTCTACGTACCGGTGTTCCGGGCGCTGGGCCCCGCCGACAGCGCCGTCTTCCTGCTGATCTTCGTGGTGCTCATCGCCCTGTGGTGCGCCGCCGGGGCCTGGCTGGGCGGTCACCCCCGGGTGATCCGGCTGGTCGAGCGCACCGGGCGTTGGCTCGTCCCGGCGGTCCTCGTCGCCATCGGCGTGGCCATCCTGGCCACCTCCGGCGTCGTCGGCCACCTACTCGACCTGGCCGGCTGA
- a CDS encoding enoyl-CoA hydratase/isomerase family protein — MTPEATGVRLECDGPIATVTLCRPDVLNAQTPAMWRAMSDFSRDLPGDVRVVVVRGEGRAFSAGLDLSVAGATGPGSFAELSTLPEQECADRIAEFQAGFTWLHRPDLISVAAVQGHAIGAGFQLALACDLRVLAEDVKLSMAEVTLGLVPDLAGTKRLVELVGYSRALEICATGRRMDAAEAERIGLATLVVPTAELDGAVRDLTAGLLAGNRDAVVEIKALLAGAAGRSHADQQRAEREAQTRRLRDLAGRGE, encoded by the coding sequence GTGACCCCCGAGGCGACCGGGGTACGGCTGGAATGCGACGGGCCGATCGCCACGGTCACGTTGTGTCGGCCCGACGTGCTCAACGCCCAGACCCCGGCGATGTGGCGCGCGATGAGCGACTTCTCCCGGGACCTGCCCGGCGACGTGCGCGTCGTGGTCGTACGCGGCGAGGGCCGGGCGTTCTCCGCCGGCCTCGACCTGTCGGTGGCCGGTGCGACCGGGCCGGGCTCGTTCGCCGAGCTGTCCACCCTGCCCGAGCAGGAGTGCGCGGACCGGATCGCCGAGTTCCAGGCCGGTTTCACCTGGCTGCATCGACCCGATCTGATCTCGGTGGCGGCGGTGCAGGGGCACGCGATCGGCGCCGGTTTCCAGCTGGCGCTCGCCTGCGACCTGCGCGTGCTCGCCGAGGACGTCAAGCTCTCCATGGCCGAGGTGACGCTGGGCCTGGTCCCGGACCTCGCCGGCACCAAACGCCTGGTCGAGTTGGTGGGATATTCGCGCGCGCTGGAGATCTGCGCGACCGGCCGGCGGATGGACGCCGCCGAGGCCGAGCGGATCGGCCTGGCCACCCTGGTGGTGCCGACCGCCGAGCTGGACGGTGCCGTCCGGGACCTGACCGCCGGGCTGCTCGCCGGCAACCGGGACGCGGTCGTGGAGATCAAGGCGCTGCTCGCCGGTGCCGCCGGTAGGTCACACGCCGACCAGCAGCGGGCGGAGCGGGAGGCGCAGACCCGCCGGCTGCGCGACCTCGCGGGGCGCGGAGAATAG
- the sufU gene encoding Fe-S cluster assembly sulfur transfer protein SufU: MQLDQLYQEIILDHYKHPHGRGLRDADHPAATVAEAHHVNPTCGDEVTVRVATDGEVLHDVSYEGLGCSISQASASVLHELLAGRKAGEAAVVHEAFVELMSGRGQVTPDEDVLGDGVAFAGVARYPARVKCALLPWMAFKDAAARAGVGVSPTEVKA; encoded by the coding sequence ATGCAGCTCGACCAGCTCTACCAGGAGATCATCCTGGACCACTACAAGCACCCGCACGGCCGCGGCCTGCGCGACGCGGACCACCCGGCGGCGACCGTCGCCGAGGCGCACCACGTCAACCCGACCTGCGGCGACGAGGTCACCGTCCGGGTGGCCACCGACGGCGAGGTGCTGCACGACGTCTCGTACGAGGGCTTGGGCTGCTCGATCAGCCAGGCCTCGGCGAGTGTGCTGCACGAGCTGCTGGCCGGCCGGAAGGCCGGTGAGGCGGCCGTGGTGCACGAGGCGTTCGTGGAGTTGATGTCCGGGCGTGGCCAGGTCACGCCGGACGAGGACGTGCTCGGCGACGGGGTCGCGTTCGCGGGCGTGGCCCGTTACCCCGCCCGGGTCAAGTGCGCGCTGCTGCCGTGGATGGCGTTCAAGGACGCCGCGGCACGCGCCGGTGTGGGCGTCAGCCCGACGGAGGTGAAGGCATGA
- a CDS encoding SgcJ/EcaC family oxidoreductase, translating into MTSSEAQILRTVLDRWKSAVDAHDPERVASCFTEDAIFQGLQPYTVGRDGVAEYYAAQPLGLTAAYDIRETRRLADDLVLGYLSVDFGFTDRPVVSVHLGVIVRRIGDAWFIGHYQVSRLG; encoded by the coding sequence GTGACCAGCAGCGAGGCCCAGATTCTGCGGACCGTCCTCGACCGGTGGAAATCCGCCGTCGACGCCCACGACCCCGAACGGGTCGCGTCGTGCTTCACCGAGGACGCGATCTTCCAAGGCCTGCAGCCGTACACGGTCGGGCGGGACGGCGTCGCCGAGTACTACGCCGCCCAGCCCCTCGGCCTGACCGCCGCGTACGACATCCGGGAGACCCGGCGGCTCGCCGACGACCTCGTCCTCGGCTACCTGAGTGTCGACTTCGGCTTCACCGACCGGCCGGTGGTGTCGGTTCACCTCGGCGTGATCGTGCGGCGGATCGGCGACGCCTGGTTCATCGGCCACTACCAGGTGTCGCGGCTCGGCTGA
- a CDS encoding ABC transporter ATP-binding protein yields the protein MSGGGMGGWSMLRSMRNRDDISTHRLQRGVARRIVAFARPYRRDIVVFLVTVVLAAVIGVATPVLAGDVIDAIHQGGSAAGDLVVRLALIIAALAVADALLSLAQRWYSARIGEGIILDLRTRVYDHVQRMPLQFFTRTQTGALVSRLNNDVLGAQRAFTSTLSGVVSNVIQLVLTAAVMFTLSWQITALSLVLLPVFIIPARRVGKRLAEITRESYNLDAKMNATMTERFGVSGALLVKLFGQPDVEAGRFAGRAERVRDIGIQSAMYSRTFFVAMLLVASLAQALTYGLGGWLAVTGSVSAGTVVTLALLLTRLYGPLTALSNVRVDVMSALVSFDRVFEVLDLQPGITEKPGAVPVPQGNGRVEFRDVRFRYPSAAEISLASLEEVATLDRTVTEPVLKGVSFTVEPGQMVALVGPSGAGKSTLSMLISRIYDVTDGQVLVGGVDVRDATLDSLRDEIGVVTQDSHLFHETIAENLRYARPDATDDELWAALAGAQVADLVRALPEGLDTVVGERGYRFSGGEKQRIAIARLLLKAPSIVILDEATAHLDSESEAAVQRALSVALTGRTALVIAHRLSTVRDADQILVLDQGRIVERGRHEELVAVGGLYAELYRTQFAVADSPAPYQDATGPEPLAVPMRSYLADEALPPAAAN from the coding sequence ATGTCCGGCGGTGGCATGGGCGGGTGGAGCATGCTCCGGTCGATGCGCAACCGGGACGACATCTCCACCCACCGGCTCCAGCGTGGCGTCGCCCGGCGGATCGTGGCCTTCGCCCGGCCGTACCGGCGCGACATCGTCGTCTTCCTGGTGACCGTCGTGCTGGCCGCGGTCATCGGCGTCGCCACGCCGGTGCTCGCCGGTGACGTGATCGACGCGATCCACCAGGGCGGCTCGGCGGCTGGCGACCTGGTGGTCCGGCTGGCCCTGATCATCGCCGCGCTCGCCGTGGCGGACGCCCTGCTCTCGCTGGCCCAGCGGTGGTATTCAGCCCGCATCGGCGAGGGCATCATCCTCGACCTGCGCACCCGGGTCTACGACCACGTCCAGCGGATGCCGCTGCAGTTCTTCACGCGTACCCAGACCGGCGCGCTGGTCAGCCGGCTCAACAACGACGTGCTCGGCGCGCAGCGCGCCTTCACCTCGACGCTGTCCGGTGTGGTCAGCAACGTCATCCAGCTGGTGCTCACCGCGGCGGTGATGTTCACCCTGTCGTGGCAGATCACCGCGCTGTCGCTGGTGCTGCTGCCGGTGTTCATCATTCCGGCCCGCCGGGTCGGCAAGCGGCTCGCCGAGATCACCCGCGAGTCCTACAACCTCGACGCGAAGATGAACGCGACGATGACCGAGCGCTTCGGCGTCTCGGGTGCGCTGCTGGTCAAGCTCTTCGGCCAGCCCGACGTGGAGGCGGGCCGGTTCGCCGGGCGGGCCGAGCGGGTCCGTGACATCGGCATCCAGTCCGCGATGTACTCGCGGACCTTCTTCGTGGCCATGCTGCTGGTCGCCTCGCTCGCGCAGGCGCTCACGTACGGACTGGGCGGGTGGCTGGCGGTCACCGGCAGCGTCAGCGCCGGCACCGTCGTGACGCTCGCGCTGCTGCTCACCCGGCTCTACGGCCCGCTCACCGCGCTGTCCAACGTCCGGGTGGACGTGATGAGCGCGCTCGTCTCGTTCGACCGGGTCTTCGAGGTGCTCGACCTCCAGCCGGGCATCACGGAGAAGCCGGGTGCCGTGCCGGTCCCGCAGGGCAACGGCCGGGTCGAGTTCCGGGACGTGCGCTTCCGCTACCCCAGCGCCGCCGAGATCTCGCTGGCCTCCCTGGAGGAGGTCGCCACCCTCGACCGCACGGTCACCGAGCCGGTGCTCAAGGGCGTCTCGTTCACCGTCGAGCCGGGGCAGATGGTGGCCCTGGTGGGCCCGTCCGGCGCCGGCAAGTCGACGCTGTCCATGCTGATCTCCCGCATCTACGACGTGACCGACGGCCAGGTGCTGGTCGGCGGCGTCGACGTCCGGGACGCCACCCTCGACTCGCTCCGCGACGAGATCGGCGTGGTCACGCAGGATTCACACCTGTTCCACGAGACCATCGCGGAGAACCTGCGCTACGCCAGGCCCGACGCCACCGACGACGAGCTGTGGGCGGCCCTGGCCGGCGCGCAGGTCGCCGACCTGGTGCGCGCCCTGCCGGAGGGCCTCGACACCGTCGTCGGCGAGCGCGGCTACCGCTTCTCCGGCGGCGAGAAGCAGCGCATCGCGATCGCGCGGCTCCTGCTCAAGGCGCCGTCGATCGTGATCCTCGACGAGGCCACCGCCCACCTCGACTCGGAGAGCGAGGCAGCGGTGCAGCGGGCGCTGTCGGTCGCGCTGACCGGGCGGACCGCGCTGGTCATCGCGCACCGGCTCTCCACGGTCCGGGACGCCGACCAGATCCTGGTGCTCGACCAGGGGCGCATCGTCGAGCGGGGCCGGCACGAGGAGCTGGTCGCGGTCGGCGGGCTCTACGCCGAGCTGTACCGGACGCAGTTCGCCGTCGCCGACTCGCCGGCGCCGTACCAGGACGCGACCGGGCCGGAGCCGCTGGCGGTGCCGATGCGCTCGTACCTCGCCGACGAGGCCCTGCCGCCCGCCGCCGCCAACTAG
- the mug gene encoding G/U mismatch-specific DNA glycosylase produces MAAPRYPRPTKAELAAAADRLLPDVVASGLDVLFVGINPGLWSAATGWHFARPGNRFWPALHRGGFTPRQLHPSEQHELPGYGLGITNMVARASARADELTPAELVAGAEILAGKVARYRPRWVAVVGVTAYRIGFARPKAAFGPQPESLAGARLWVLPNPSGLNAHFTPESLGAAFGELHTAAAPS; encoded by the coding sequence ATGGCCGCACCCCGCTACCCGCGCCCGACGAAGGCCGAGCTCGCGGCCGCGGCGGACCGACTCCTCCCCGACGTCGTCGCGTCCGGGCTGGACGTGCTGTTCGTCGGGATCAACCCCGGCCTGTGGTCGGCCGCGACCGGGTGGCACTTCGCCCGGCCGGGCAACCGGTTCTGGCCGGCGCTGCACCGGGGCGGGTTCACGCCCCGGCAGCTGCACCCCAGTGAGCAGCACGAGCTGCCCGGCTACGGGCTGGGCATCACCAACATGGTGGCGCGGGCCAGCGCCCGGGCGGACGAGCTGACGCCGGCCGAACTCGTCGCCGGTGCGGAGATCCTCGCCGGCAAGGTCGCCCGGTACCGGCCGCGGTGGGTGGCGGTGGTCGGGGTGACCGCGTACCGGATCGGGTTCGCCCGGCCGAAGGCGGCCTTCGGCCCGCAGCCGGAGTCGCTGGCCGGTGCCCGGCTCTGGGTGCTGCCCAACCCCAGCGGGTTGAACGCGCACTTCACCCCGGAGTCACTGGGTGCCGCGTTCGGCGAGCTGCACACCGCCGCCGCACCCAGCTGA
- a CDS encoding metal-sulfur cluster assembly factor, with product MSSEETATAATPATGGGKAAVADIEEAMKDVVDPELGINVVDLGLVYGVHVDDENVATLDMTLTSAACPLTDVIEDQARSALTTGPGGGLVKDIRINWVWLPPWGPDKITDEGRDQLRSLGFNV from the coding sequence ATGAGCAGCGAGGAAACCGCCACCGCGGCGACGCCGGCGACCGGCGGCGGCAAGGCCGCCGTCGCCGACATCGAGGAGGCGATGAAGGACGTCGTCGACCCGGAGCTGGGCATCAACGTGGTCGACCTGGGTCTGGTGTACGGCGTCCACGTCGACGACGAGAACGTCGCCACCCTGGACATGACGCTCACCTCGGCGGCCTGCCCGCTGACCGACGTCATCGAGGACCAGGCCCGGTCGGCGCTGACCACCGGGCCCGGCGGCGGCCTGGTCAAGGACATCCGGATCAACTGGGTCTGGCTGCCGCCGTGGGGCCCCGACAAGATCACCGACGAGGGTCGCGACCAGCTCCGCTCCCTCGGCTTCAACGTCTGA
- a CDS encoding LysE family transporter, with translation MTGAFLAGLVAGYGVAIPVGAIAVLIMGLAARTSFRVGAAAALGVATADGLYAAVAALGGAALAAVIAPVANPLRLLAALVLLGLAAYTAWRALRPATGTATGAPRRGLDSPSRAFTGVLALTLLNPATVVYFAALVLGRRDAADPDLTVAGAFVLGAFLASASWQLLIAGGGTLVGRALSGPRGRLLTALASSAIIAALAVTTLLSG, from the coding sequence GTGACCGGGGCGTTCCTGGCCGGGCTGGTCGCCGGATACGGCGTCGCGATCCCGGTCGGCGCCATCGCCGTCCTCATCATGGGGCTCGCCGCACGGACCTCGTTCCGGGTGGGTGCCGCCGCCGCGCTCGGCGTCGCCACCGCCGACGGCCTGTACGCCGCTGTCGCCGCCCTCGGCGGAGCGGCTCTCGCCGCCGTCATCGCCCCCGTCGCCAACCCGCTGCGCCTGCTCGCCGCCCTGGTGCTGCTCGGTCTCGCCGCGTACACCGCCTGGCGGGCGCTCCGGCCGGCGACCGGTACAGCGACCGGCGCCCCACGCCGCGGCCTGGACAGCCCGTCCCGGGCGTTCACCGGGGTGCTCGCGCTGACCCTGCTCAACCCGGCGACCGTGGTCTACTTCGCGGCGCTCGTCCTCGGCCGGCGGGACGCCGCCGACCCCGACCTGACCGTCGCGGGCGCGTTCGTGCTCGGGGCGTTCCTGGCGTCGGCGAGCTGGCAGTTGCTGATCGCCGGCGGCGGCACGCTGGTCGGCCGCGCGCTGTCGGGCCCGCGCGGCCGCCTGCTCACCGCCCTGGCCTCCAGCGCCATCATCGCCGCACTCGCCGTCACGACACTCCTGTCCGGGTAA
- a CDS encoding cysteine desulfurase produces the protein MTSIAIPSGMPQYDDVPRYDVAAVRADFPILDREVNGHPLVYLDSANTSHKPRQVLDVLREHYERHNANVSRSVHTLGTEATEAYEGARAKVAAFINAPSVDEVVFTKNSTEAINIVAYAFSNASLRPDADPRFRLGPGDEVVISEMEHHSNIVPWQLLCERTGATLRWFPVTDQGRLDESGLEDLVTERTKIVSLVHMSNILGTVNATSRITARVREVGALLLLDCSQSVPHMPVDVVDHDADFIVFTGHKMCGPTGIGVLWGRSELLAAMPPVLGGGSMIETVAMSGSTFAAPPARFEAGTPPIAEAVALGAAVDYLSGIGMRAIQWHEKQLTAYALDALATVPGLRIFGPTVPVGRGGTISFALGDIHPHDVGQVLDSLGVQVRVGHHCARPVCTRFGVPATTRASFYLYTTTEEIDALVAGLEQVRKVFD, from the coding sequence ATGACCTCCATCGCGATCCCGTCGGGCATGCCGCAGTACGACGACGTGCCGCGCTACGACGTCGCCGCGGTCCGCGCCGACTTCCCGATCCTCGACCGGGAGGTCAACGGGCACCCGCTGGTCTACCTGGACAGCGCGAACACCTCGCACAAGCCGCGCCAGGTGCTCGACGTGCTGCGCGAGCACTACGAGCGGCACAACGCCAACGTGTCGCGTTCGGTGCACACGCTGGGCACCGAGGCGACCGAGGCGTACGAGGGCGCGCGGGCCAAGGTGGCCGCCTTCATCAACGCCCCGAGCGTGGACGAGGTGGTGTTCACCAAGAACTCCACCGAGGCGATCAACATCGTGGCGTACGCGTTCTCGAACGCCTCGCTGCGTCCGGACGCCGACCCGCGCTTCCGGCTGGGCCCGGGTGACGAGGTGGTGATCTCCGAGATGGAGCACCACTCGAACATCGTCCCCTGGCAGCTGCTGTGCGAGCGCACCGGCGCGACCCTGCGCTGGTTCCCGGTCACCGACCAGGGCCGCCTCGACGAGTCGGGCCTGGAGGACCTGGTCACCGAGCGGACGAAGATCGTCTCGCTGGTGCACATGTCCAACATCCTCGGCACCGTCAACGCCACCTCGCGGATCACCGCGCGGGTCCGCGAGGTGGGTGCGCTGCTGCTGCTCGACTGCTCGCAGTCGGTGCCGCACATGCCGGTGGACGTGGTCGACCACGACGCGGACTTCATCGTCTTCACCGGGCACAAGATGTGCGGCCCGACCGGCATCGGCGTGCTGTGGGGCCGCTCGGAGCTGCTCGCGGCGATGCCGCCGGTGCTCGGCGGTGGCTCGATGATCGAGACCGTGGCGATGTCGGGGTCGACCTTCGCCGCGCCGCCGGCGCGGTTCGAGGCGGGCACCCCGCCGATCGCCGAGGCGGTGGCGCTCGGCGCGGCGGTGGACTACCTGTCCGGCATCGGCATGCGGGCCATCCAGTGGCACGAGAAGCAGCTGACCGCGTACGCGCTGGACGCCCTGGCGACCGTCCCGGGGCTGCGGATCTTCGGCCCGACGGTGCCGGTCGGCCGGGGCGGCACGATCTCGTTCGCGCTCGGCGACATCCACCCGCACGACGTCGGCCAGGTCCTCGACTCGCTCGGCGTGCAGGTGCGGGTGGGCCACCACTGCGCCCGCCCGGTCTGCACCCGGTTCGGGGTGCCGGCCACGACCCGGGCGTCGTTCTACCTCTACACCACCACGGAGGAGATCGACGCCCTGGTGGCGGGCCTGGAGCAGGTGCGGAAGGTGTTCGACTGA
- a CDS encoding acVLRF1 family peptidyl-tRNA hydrolase, producing the protein MSSRPAAGGGRWVEVDPRRVGRWVDGFADRHGPPDVGPQAYGLLLAAPDGATAELHTPPGAPAAVDLPGFVAAATAPRRIGLLLARKGAVAVGIAVGQDLVVSKVDTRYVQGRTAAGGWSQQRFARRRDNQAKAALGDAVDLAVRLLLPEAATLTALVCGGDRRTVDGVLSDRRLAPLAALRADRLLDVPEPRHAVLVDATVAARAVRIRIHDEAPDRAR; encoded by the coding sequence GTGAGCAGCAGGCCCGCAGCGGGTGGCGGTCGGTGGGTCGAGGTGGACCCACGGCGGGTCGGCCGTTGGGTCGACGGCTTCGCCGACCGGCACGGCCCGCCCGACGTCGGCCCGCAGGCGTACGGGCTGCTGCTCGCCGCCCCGGACGGTGCGACCGCCGAGCTGCACACCCCGCCCGGCGCTCCCGCCGCCGTGGACCTCCCCGGTTTCGTGGCCGCCGCCACCGCGCCCCGGCGGATCGGTCTGCTGCTCGCCCGCAAGGGCGCGGTGGCGGTCGGGATCGCCGTGGGGCAGGACCTGGTGGTGTCGAAGGTGGACACCCGCTACGTGCAGGGGCGCACGGCCGCGGGGGGCTGGTCGCAGCAGCGGTTCGCCCGGCGCCGGGACAACCAGGCGAAGGCGGCCCTGGGCGATGCGGTCGACCTGGCCGTACGGCTGCTGCTGCCCGAGGCGGCGACGCTGACCGCCCTGGTCTGCGGCGGCGACCGGCGGACGGTGGACGGCGTGCTTTCCGACCGGCGGCTGGCTCCGCTCGCGGCACTACGCGCGGACCGGCTGCTCGACGTACCCGAGCCCCGGCACGCGGTGCTGGTCGACGCGACCGTCGCCGCCCGCGCGGTCCGGATCCGGATCCACGACGAGGCACCGGACCGCGCTCGCTGA
- a CDS encoding neutral zinc metallopeptidase translates to MELNENARIDTSQVDDRRGSGGGGGVGGIPIPIGGGRGGIVGIVIAVLVALVGGGFGLNAATNGGGEQGDNTSLEQKCSADDALQQLDCRNTLYVNSIQAYWRTALPQAFGEQYRATDTVFFSQAVNTACGQADSGVGPFYCPADAQVYIDLTFYRVLAEQLGAEGEFAQPYVLAHEYGHHVQNLLGTNEQVRRQQQRDPDNANALSVKLELQADCYAGAWARNATGTADESGQKIFKSISEQDIAQAIDTAEKIGDDAISERANRPVNPEEFTHGSSEQRREWFTKGYETGDPKSCDTFGGSR, encoded by the coding sequence ATGGAGCTGAACGAGAACGCGCGGATCGACACCAGCCAGGTGGACGACCGGCGAGGGTCCGGCGGCGGCGGTGGCGTCGGCGGGATCCCCATCCCGATCGGGGGCGGGCGGGGCGGCATCGTCGGCATCGTCATCGCGGTGCTGGTCGCCCTCGTCGGCGGCGGCTTCGGCCTGAACGCGGCCACCAACGGCGGCGGCGAGCAGGGCGACAACACCTCCCTGGAGCAGAAGTGCTCGGCGGACGACGCCCTCCAGCAGCTGGACTGCCGCAACACCCTGTACGTCAACTCGATCCAGGCGTACTGGCGGACCGCCCTGCCGCAGGCGTTCGGCGAGCAGTACCGCGCCACCGACACGGTCTTCTTCAGCCAGGCCGTCAACACCGCCTGCGGGCAGGCCGACTCGGGGGTGGGACCGTTCTACTGCCCCGCCGACGCGCAGGTGTACATCGACCTGACCTTCTACCGGGTGCTCGCCGAGCAGCTCGGCGCCGAGGGCGAGTTCGCCCAGCCGTACGTGCTGGCCCACGAGTACGGCCACCACGTGCAGAACCTGCTCGGCACCAACGAGCAGGTGCGGCGCCAGCAGCAGCGCGACCCGGACAACGCCAACGCGCTGTCGGTGAAGCTGGAGCTCCAGGCCGACTGCTACGCCGGGGCGTGGGCGCGCAACGCCACCGGCACCGCCGACGAGAGCGGGCAGAAGATCTTCAAGAGCATCAGCGAGCAGGACATCGCCCAGGCCATCGACACCGCGGAGAAGATCGGCGACGACGCCATCTCGGAGCGGGCGAACCGGCCGGTGAACCCGGAGGAGTTCACCCACGGCTCGTCCGAGCAACGCCGCGAGTGGTTCACGAAGGGCTACGAAACCGGCGACCCGAAGTCCTGCGACACCTTCGGCGGCAGCCGATAA
- a CDS encoding helix-turn-helix domain-containing protein translates to MAATGTATSTEKGRRIVGAERQTLAKDLVKRYTSGESIRALAASTGRSYGFIHRVLTESGVQLRQRGGARRRKKA, encoded by the coding sequence ATGGCAGCCACTGGCACAGCCACCAGCACTGAGAAGGGTCGCCGGATCGTCGGAGCCGAGCGTCAGACGCTCGCCAAGGACCTGGTCAAGCGGTACACCTCGGGGGAGAGCATCCGCGCGCTCGCGGCCTCGACCGGCCGTTCCTACGGGTTCATCCACCGGGTGCTCACGGAGTCCGGGGTGCAGCTGCGGCAGCGCGGCGGCGCCCGGCGTCGCAAGAAGGCGTGA
- a CDS encoding ABC-F family ATP-binding cassette domain-containing protein, with amino-acid sequence MITATGLELRAGARILLSDTTLRVQPGDRIGLVGRNGAGKTTTLKVLAGEGQPYAGQIDRRSNIGYLPQDPRTGDLEVTGRDRVLSARGLDVLMTQMKELEAKLAEGADDEKLVRRYGALEDQFASLGGYAAEAEAARICANLGLPDRALAQTIGTLSGGQRRRIELARILFRDAGENGGGILLLDEPTNHLDADSITWLRGFLANHKGGLIVISHDASLLEAVVNKVWFLDATRSVVDVYNLGWKAYLEARETDERRRRRERANAEKKAGALMAQADKMRAKATKTVAAQNMARRAERLLSGLDEVRVADRVAKVRFPTPAPCGKTPLTATGLSKSYGSLEIFTDVNVAVDRGSRVAILGLNGAGKTTLLRMLGGLLEPDTGDVHAGHGLRLGYYAQEHETLDVDRTILEHMRSAASEQSDTDLRKILGAFLFSGEDVDKPAGVLSGGEKTRLALATLVCSGANVLLLDEPTNNLDPVSREQVLDAIARYPGAIVLVTHDPGAVTALKPDRAILLPDGDEDAWSDDLLELVELA; translated from the coding sequence ATGATCACTGCCACCGGCCTGGAGCTCCGCGCCGGCGCCCGGATCCTGCTGTCCGACACCACGCTGCGGGTGCAGCCCGGCGACCGCATCGGCCTGGTCGGCCGCAACGGTGCCGGCAAGACCACCACGCTGAAGGTCCTGGCCGGCGAGGGCCAGCCGTACGCCGGGCAGATCGACCGGCGCAGCAACATCGGCTACCTGCCGCAGGACCCGCGTACCGGCGACCTGGAGGTCACCGGGCGGGACCGGGTGCTCTCCGCCCGCGGCCTGGACGTGCTGATGACCCAGATGAAGGAGCTGGAGGCGAAGCTCGCCGAAGGCGCCGACGACGAGAAGCTGGTCCGCCGCTACGGCGCGCTGGAGGACCAGTTCGCCTCGCTCGGCGGGTACGCGGCCGAGGCCGAGGCCGCCCGCATCTGCGCCAACCTGGGCCTGCCCGACCGGGCCCTCGCGCAGACCATCGGCACCCTCTCCGGCGGCCAGCGCCGCCGCATCGAGCTGGCGCGGATCCTCTTCCGCGACGCGGGCGAGAACGGCGGCGGCATCCTGCTGCTCGACGAGCCGACCAACCACCTGGACGCCGACTCGATCACCTGGCTGCGCGGGTTCCTCGCCAACCACAAGGGCGGCCTCATCGTGATCTCCCACGACGCCTCGCTGCTGGAGGCCGTGGTCAACAAGGTCTGGTTCCTGGACGCCACCCGGTCCGTGGTGGACGTCTACAACCTGGGCTGGAAGGCGTACCTGGAGGCGCGGGAGACCGACGAGCGGCGCCGCCGCCGGGAGCGGGCCAACGCCGAGAAGAAGGCCGGCGCCCTGATGGCGCAGGCCGACAAGATGCGGGCCAAGGCGACCAAGACGGTGGCCGCGCAGAACATGGCCCGCCGCGCCGAGCGCCTGCTGTCCGGCCTGGACGAGGTACGCGTCGCCGACAGGGTGGCGAAGGTGCGCTTCCCGACGCCGGCCCCCTGCGGCAAGACCCCGCTGACCGCGACCGGCCTGTCGAAGTCGTACGGGTCGTTGGAGATCTTCACCGACGTGAACGTGGCGGTGGACCGGGGCTCGCGCGTGGCCATCCTCGGGCTCAACGGCGCCGGCAAGACCACGCTGCTGCGGATGCTGGGTGGCCTGCTGGAGCCGGACACCGGCGACGTGCACGCGGGCCACGGCCTGCGGCTGGGCTACTACGCCCAGGAGCACGAGACGCTGGACGTGGACCGGACCATCCTGGAGCACATGCGGAGCGCCGCCTCCGAGCAGAGCGACACCGACCTGCGCAAGATCCTCGGTGCGTTCCTCTTCTCCGGCGAGGACGTGGACAAGCCGGCCGGGGTGCTGTCCGGCGGCGAGAAGACCCGGCTGGCGCTGGCCACCCTGGTCTGCTCCGGCGCGAACGTGCTGCTGCTCGACGAGCCGACGAACAACCTGGACCCGGTCAGCCGGGAGCAGGTGCTCGACGCCATCGCGCGCTACCCGGGGGCGATCGTGCTGGTCACGCACGACCCCGGCGCGGTGACGGCGCTCAAGCCGGACCGGGCGATCCTGCTGCCCGACGGCGACGAGGACGCCTGGAGCGACGACCTCCTCGAATTGGTCGAGCTGGCCTGA